One part of the Chryseobacterium mulctrae genome encodes these proteins:
- a CDS encoding acyl-CoA thioesterase yields the protein MSLIFEKQIKITEQHIDANNHVNNVQYVKWVEEIAGEHWNSVKNQLGFPDDIWMLLDHHIQYKKQVYLDDVVTIRTYPKSPEGIRQPRKVEFYCNDVLVVDSLTLWVFIDKETQKIKRLDENWLSLL from the coding sequence ATGAGTTTGATTTTTGAAAAGCAAATAAAAATTACAGAACAACATATTGATGCAAATAATCACGTCAATAATGTACAATATGTAAAATGGGTGGAAGAAATTGCGGGCGAACATTGGAATTCTGTAAAAAATCAATTAGGTTTTCCAGATGATATCTGGATGCTTCTCGATCATCATATTCAATACAAAAAGCAGGTTTATTTAGATGATGTAGTTACGATAAGAACTTATCCAAAATCACCGGAAGGAATTCGACAGCCGAGAAAAGTAGAATTCTATTGTAATGATGTTTTGGTTGTAGATTCTCTTACGCTTTGGGTTTTTATTGATAAAGAAACTCAGAAAATTAAAAGATTGGATGAGAATTGGCTAAGTTTACTTTGA
- a CDS encoding Yip1 family protein codes for METKYTEDQFEEFEKYDALSDQDVFTKIWTEPRRVFKFINDTRYEKYLYFFMFLAGVASAFQRSSSKNMGDHSSLFLIVFGCVILGGALGWISYYIYAALLSWSGKWLNGVGNTSSIFRMMAYAMIPSILGLFFLFLQIAVYGVDCFTDFAGYLEKGMFINVVFWISFIIENLLSLATLVFMVIGLSEVQKFSIGKAIANLLLPIAFIVVPIVLIVFIATIF; via the coding sequence ATGGAAACAAAATATACAGAAGATCAATTTGAGGAGTTTGAAAAATATGATGCACTTTCTGATCAGGATGTTTTTACAAAGATCTGGACGGAACCTCGAAGAGTTTTCAAATTTATAAACGATACCCGATACGAGAAATATTTGTACTTTTTTATGTTTCTTGCGGGGGTAGCGAGTGCTTTTCAGCGCTCTAGTTCTAAAAATATGGGTGATCATTCATCACTGTTTTTAATTGTTTTCGGATGCGTTATTCTTGGTGGAGCTTTGGGGTGGATTTCCTATTATATTTATGCAGCACTTTTAAGTTGGTCGGGAAAATGGCTGAATGGCGTTGGAAATACATCTTCCATTTTTAGAATGATGGCTTATGCAATGATTCCTTCAATTTTAGGTCTGTTTTTTCTGTTTTTGCAGATTGCTGTTTATGGCGTTGATTGTTTTACAGATTTTGCAGGATATTTGGAAAAAGGTATGTTCATAAACGTTGTTTTCTGGATTTCATTCATTATAGAAAATCTATTATCACTTGCAACTTTGGTTTTTATGGTGATTGGACTTTCAGAAGTGCAAAAATTTTCGATAGGAAAAGCCATTGCCAATCTTCTTTTACCAATTGCCTTCATTGTTGTGCCAATTGTACTGATTGTATTTATAGCGACGATATTTTAA
- a CDS encoding 6-pyruvoyl trahydropterin synthase family protein — MIRITKIFTFETAHVLYNYDGKCKNMHGHSYKLFVTVKGKPVNDLENPKNGMVVDFGDIKDIVKSEIVDVWDHAVLINGVSPHRELGEGLESQGHKVIYCTFQPTCENMLYAIAAKVKSKLPEGISLAYLKLHETENSYGEWFAEDN, encoded by the coding sequence ATGATACGTATTACAAAAATTTTTACATTCGAAACTGCTCATGTTTTGTATAATTATGACGGGAAATGTAAAAATATGCACGGGCATTCCTATAAACTTTTCGTTACTGTAAAAGGAAAACCTGTAAATGATCTTGAAAATCCTAAAAACGGAATGGTGGTAGATTTTGGCGATATTAAAGATATTGTAAAATCTGAAATTGTTGATGTTTGGGATCATGCTGTTTTGATTAACGGAGTTTCTCCGCACAGAGAATTGGGAGAAGGTTTAGAAAGTCAGGGTCATAAAGTGATCTACTGTACTTTTCAGCCGACTTGCGAAAATATGTTGTACGCCATTGCTGCAAAAGTAAAATCAAAACTTCCGGAAGGAATTTCTTTAGCTTATCTTAAACTTCACGAAACCGAAAACTCTTACGGAGAATGGTTTGCAGAGGATAATTAA
- a CDS encoding UDP-2,3-diacylglucosamine diphosphatase — MIKTTINLEPGKKVYFASDQHFGAPNPKESKVREEKFIRWMNEIKEDAQVLFLMGDLFDFWHEWNHVIPKGYVRVLGKIAELKDHGVQVYFFVGNHDLWMKDYLEEEIGCTVFYKKQYFEIAGKQFLLAHGDGLGPGDKGYKRMKKVFTNPIAQWFFKWLHPDIAMKIALYMSQKNKMISGDEDKAFLGEDKEFLIIYSKKKLETENIDYFIYGHRHLPMVLDLGKKSKYINLGDWISYFTYGVFEQDFQLKTFEKQE, encoded by the coding sequence GTGATTAAAACAACCATCAATTTAGAGCCGGGAAAAAAAGTATATTTTGCTTCGGATCAGCATTTTGGAGCTCCTAATCCTAAGGAGAGTAAAGTGCGTGAAGAAAAATTTATCCGATGGATGAATGAGATCAAAGAAGATGCTCAGGTTTTATTTTTGATGGGTGACTTATTTGATTTTTGGCACGAATGGAATCATGTAATTCCAAAAGGTTATGTGCGTGTTTTAGGAAAAATTGCCGAATTAAAAGATCACGGTGTTCAGGTTTATTTTTTTGTAGGAAACCACGATTTGTGGATGAAAGATTATCTTGAAGAAGAAATTGGCTGTACCGTTTTTTATAAAAAACAATATTTTGAAATTGCAGGAAAACAGTTTCTTTTGGCTCATGGGGACGGATTAGGACCGGGAGACAAAGGCTATAAAAGAATGAAAAAAGTCTTTACAAATCCTATTGCACAATGGTTTTTCAAATGGTTGCATCCCGACATTGCGATGAAGATTGCTTTGTATATGTCGCAGAAAAATAAAATGATTTCTGGAGATGAAGACAAAGCTTTTTTAGGAGAAGATAAAGAGTTTTTGATTATTTATTCTAAAAAGAAGCTTGAAACAGAGAATATTGATTACTTTATTTACGGTCACCGACATTTGCCGATGGTTTTAGATTTAGGAAAAAAATCAAAATACATCAATTTAGGAGACTGGATTTCTTATTTCACATATGGGGTTTTCGAACAAGATTTTCAATTAAAAACGTTTGAAAAACAAGAATAA
- a CDS encoding LuxE/PaaK family acyltransferase: MENIFDIKTEHDFLTASLKTFRYQYDNVEVYKKFVDYLKINPEEIESLDRIPFLPIEMFKNHQILDKNVSTELYFQSSGTTQMNLSKHFIADENIYQESIYKSFEQFIGKPEDFIFLGLLPSYLEKQNSSLIYMVDYLMKKSDKPENGYFLYNHEDLFKLLNELKDKKVILFGVSFALLDFLDFCNSNSQILQLSNTLTVIETGGMKGRKEEMTKDELLKILQEGFKTEKIYSEYSMTELLSQAYSLGQNEYQCPNWMRVLMRNVEDPFSYEKEGKTGAINIIDLANIHSCSFIATQDLGKVVGDKFQVLGRIDHSDIRGCSLLVS; this comes from the coding sequence TTGGAAAATATATTCGACATAAAGACAGAACATGACTTTTTGACTGCCTCGCTTAAAACATTTCGTTATCAATATGACAATGTAGAAGTCTATAAAAAGTTTGTTGACTATTTGAAAATCAATCCAGAAGAAATTGAAAGTTTAGACAGAATTCCTTTTTTGCCAATTGAGATGTTTAAAAATCATCAGATTTTAGACAAAAATGTATCTACAGAATTATATTTTCAGAGTTCTGGAACAACTCAGATGAATTTGTCTAAGCATTTCATTGCTGATGAAAATATTTATCAGGAAAGTATTTACAAAAGTTTTGAACAGTTTATCGGAAAACCGGAAGATTTTATTTTTCTTGGATTGTTGCCAAGTTATCTTGAAAAACAAAATTCTTCTTTAATTTACATGGTCGATTATCTAATGAAAAAATCCGACAAACCTGAAAACGGATATTTTCTTTACAACCATGAAGATTTATTTAAGCTTTTAAATGAGCTAAAAGATAAAAAAGTTATTCTCTTTGGAGTTTCATTTGCACTTTTAGATTTCCTTGATTTCTGCAATTCAAACTCTCAAATCCTCCAACTTTCCAACACCCTGACTGTAATTGAAACAGGTGGAATGAAGGGACGAAAAGAGGAAATGACCAAAGATGAATTGCTGAAGATTTTACAGGAAGGTTTTAAAACTGAGAAAATTTATTCGGAATATTCTATGACCGAGCTTCTTTCGCAAGCTTATTCTTTGGGACAAAATGAATATCAGTGTCCAAACTGGATGCGGGTTTTGATGAGGAATGTAGAAGACCCTTTCAGTTATGAAAAGGAAGGAAAAACCGGTGCTATTAATATTATTGATTTAGCAAATATTCATTCTTGCTCATTTATTGCTACTCAGGATCTAGGAAAAGTTGTTGGCGATAAATTTCAGGTTTTGGGAAGGATTGACCATTCCGATATTCGCGGTTGCAGCTTGCTGGTGAGTTAA
- the aqpZ gene encoding aquaporin Z: MISKTSKFVAEMFGTMVLVLMGCGSAVIAGADGTTGVGLLGISFAFGLSVVAMAYAIGHISGCHINPAISIAMVAAGRMKMGEAISYVIAQIIGAIIGAGILYLIFTNHPGAEMKPWALGSNGWGTGYLDQYNTIAAFVAEFVFTFIFLMVILGSTSTKNINGGFAGLAIGFSLVLIHIVGIKITGVSVNPARSIGPAIFAGGEALSQLWLFILAPVLGGVFAAFTYNLLIEKPEAAK; the protein is encoded by the coding sequence ATGATTTCAAAAACCTCAAAATTTGTTGCTGAAATGTTCGGCACCATGGTCTTAGTTTTAATGGGTTGCGGAAGCGCTGTAATTGCAGGAGCAGACGGAACCACAGGAGTAGGACTTCTAGGAATTTCTTTCGCATTTGGCCTTAGTGTTGTTGCCATGGCTTATGCAATTGGTCATATTTCGGGATGCCACATTAATCCTGCAATTTCAATTGCGATGGTTGCAGCAGGAAGAATGAAAATGGGCGAAGCAATTAGCTACGTTATTGCTCAGATTATCGGAGCCATCATTGGAGCCGGAATTCTTTACCTGATTTTTACCAACCATCCCGGTGCAGAAATGAAACCGTGGGCTTTAGGATCTAATGGTTGGGGAACCGGATATCTTGATCAGTATAATACAATTGCAGCTTTTGTTGCGGAATTCGTTTTCACTTTTATCTTTTTGATGGTGATTTTAGGATCAACTTCTACAAAAAACATCAATGGTGGATTTGCAGGTTTAGCAATTGGTTTTTCTTTGGTTCTAATTCATATTGTTGGAATTAAAATAACCGGAGTTTCTGTAAATCCGGCAAGAAGTATTGGTCCCGCAATTTTCGCAGGTGGAGAAGCGCTTTCTCAATTATGGTTATTTATTTTAGCTCCCGTTTTAGGTGGGGTTTTCGCAGCATTCACTTACAATTTACTGATTGAAAAGCCTGAAGCGGCAAAATAG
- a CDS encoding DUF5715 family protein — MRKYLFIIPLFFHHTFSSQQSKKTLPCYDLTEVLKVEPTPLYKPHLDASKSFNVKLLKTTATVQKYINSGKFHSIKKSGKGFKVQKLDYSRAWMVSKGKATLEKIGSRFSKETKGHTFTVSSITRTLEDQCRLRRVNSNASLGISSHNYGNSFDISYVRFNGVLKNNPKMEAALEKVLKYYADAGRIYYIKEKQQSCFHVTVRNY, encoded by the coding sequence ATGAGGAAGTATCTTTTTATAATCCCTTTATTTTTCCATCACACTTTTTCTAGTCAGCAATCCAAAAAAACGCTGCCTTGTTATGATCTTACGGAAGTTTTAAAAGTTGAGCCGACTCCGCTTTATAAACCCCATTTAGATGCTTCAAAAAGCTTTAATGTGAAACTTCTGAAAACCACAGCAACCGTTCAGAAATATATCAATAGCGGGAAATTTCATTCCATCAAAAAATCAGGAAAAGGTTTTAAGGTTCAGAAATTAGATTACAGCAGAGCCTGGATGGTTTCTAAAGGAAAGGCGACTTTAGAAAAAATCGGCTCAAGATTCAGTAAAGAAACAAAAGGTCATACTTTTACAGTTTCATCAATTACCAGAACACTTGAAGATCAATGCAGGTTGAGAAGAGTAAATTCTAACGCAAGTTTAGGGATTAGTTCGCATAATTACGGTAATTCATTCGATATTTCTTATGTAAGATTTAATGGTGTTTTAAAGAATAATCCAAAAATGGAAGCTGCATTAGAAAAGGTGTTAAAATACTATGCGGATGCAGGGCGCATTTATTACATTAAAGAAAAACAACAGAGCTGTTTTCATGTGACGGTGAGAAACTATTAA
- a CDS encoding sensor histidine kinase: MFNRIYLFKIKEVTLNINLLILIIVTLAVIVFFILLAYKTFVDRILKEKEAQNLAEIQHQKQLVLENTKVQEEERKRIAVSVHDDIGNRLNILSLWLNNLDIEDDSTSEVISGQISELIDSTRNISHSLYPVNLERLGLILYIEELITNLSARINISLHVSSEYQKKDVFVEVQIYRIIQEFTTNVIKHSSADKIDILIKDFNDFTGIVIFDNGQGFDYEKVKKGMGIKNIESRMQSTDAKFKWKSIINKGSRLIFKIQKNNE; the protein is encoded by the coding sequence TTGTTCAATCGTATATACCTTTTTAAAATTAAAGAAGTAACCTTAAATATCAATCTGCTTATTCTGATAATTGTAACACTTGCAGTTATCGTATTTTTTATATTGTTGGCGTACAAAACTTTTGTAGACCGTATTTTAAAAGAAAAAGAAGCGCAGAACTTAGCTGAAATCCAGCATCAGAAACAGTTGGTTTTAGAAAACACCAAAGTCCAGGAAGAAGAACGTAAAAGAATTGCGGTCTCGGTTCATGATGACATTGGCAACAGATTAAATATTCTTTCTTTATGGCTGAATAATCTAGATATTGAAGATGATTCTACTTCAGAAGTTATTTCAGGACAAATTTCAGAATTAATTGATAGTACGAGAAATATTTCACATTCGCTTTATCCTGTAAACCTCGAAAGATTAGGTTTGATTTTATATATCGAAGAATTAATTACCAATTTATCGGCAAGAATTAATATTTCACTCCATGTTTCTTCAGAATACCAAAAAAAAGATGTGTTTGTAGAAGTTCAGATATATCGAATAATACAGGAGTTTACAACGAATGTGATTAAGCATTCAAGTGCAGATAAAATTGATATTCTCATTAAAGATTTTAACGATTTTACAGGAATTGTTATCTTTGATAACGGACAAGGTTTTGATTATGAAAAGGTTAAAAAAGGAATGGGAATCAAAAATATAGAATCCAGAATGCAGTCGACGGATGCCAAATTCAAATGGAAAAGTATCATAAATAAAGGAAGCAGATTAATCTTTAAAATTCAGAAAAATAATGAGTGA
- a CDS encoding response regulator transcription factor, producing MSDQIKIALVDDEQLILEGVKMLLSKEKNFSVTMMANNGNLFLENLETCAEENFPDIALVDVQMQPMNGFELVEILKDKYPDLKIIILSSHYKTSVLGYMVKLGVSAFLPKNSDKKLFIEAISRVFENGIFFTNEDHEMLLSYMNNTSKKKSLFSMDHDLSEREKDVVKLICQEFTNHEIAEKLFISPRTVESHRQRAIEKIGAKNTVGIVIYAIVNNIYSPA from the coding sequence ATGAGTGACCAAATAAAAATTGCCTTGGTTGATGATGAACAGCTAATTCTCGAAGGAGTAAAAATGCTTTTGTCAAAAGAAAAAAACTTTTCGGTAACGATGATGGCAAATAATGGAAACCTATTTCTAGAAAATCTTGAGACGTGTGCCGAAGAAAATTTCCCCGATATTGCCTTAGTTGATGTTCAGATGCAACCGATGAACGGTTTCGAATTGGTTGAGATTTTAAAAGATAAATATCCTGATTTAAAAATTATTATCCTTTCATCTCATTACAAAACATCGGTTTTAGGCTACATGGTCAAGTTGGGAGTTTCTGCGTTTCTTCCAAAAAATTCCGACAAAAAATTGTTTATAGAAGCCATATCAAGAGTTTTTGAAAATGGTATTTTCTTTACGAATGAAGACCATGAAATGCTTCTTTCTTACATGAATAATACTTCTAAGAAAAAATCATTGTTTAGTATGGATCATGACCTTTCCGAAAGAGAAAAAGATGTTGTGAAGCTGATTTGCCAGGAATTTACCAATCACGAAATCGCCGAAAAGCTTTTTATCAGTCCACGAACTGTAGAAAGTCACCGACAAAGAGCAATCGAAAAAATAGGCGCAAAAAATACGGTAGGAATTGTAATTTACGCTATCGTTAACAATATTTATTCCCCGGCTTAA
- a CDS encoding PI-PLC domain-containing protein, with the protein MEYRNNEVVFTSGTGSLVKGSFTVKDFSVTDGQDPDHHIRQGFSSYCGSDGKFNFSIGRKGSKKVAEWFSRQVNKNNTIFNHNPDDLNFAMLGTLVLEFQNNKIFTFNNIVLAQGHSAGSNNWWFGGTACHNIGGNKVNTVVKSNKGSLNEFIFLRGGNPVNEISFSFGIMLNRWMESISSEKTLKQITIPGSHDAGMSELRNCAPLNFANHLVKTQYDSIGKQLENGSRYFDVRIDFDKDKLVTFHRTDGNGCSGEYFIDILNDVRNFLKNSPSEIAILKISHIRDYKDHKPSEIIPKINDVINNYTDILYKSNNPEINITQVKLGDLRGKMIVVFDYDDFINPDQGKCRYRDFGDGSYNLEVFDQYSDTNNYDKMKSNQLAKWDEFSKNNESKNSLFLLSWTLTPQGFTDFFDSIENMAKEANGKLPAVLKDEFVVKRHALPNIIYIDFLTNNISQSIVEFNF; encoded by the coding sequence ATGGAATACAGAAATAATGAAGTTGTCTTTACTTCTGGTACAGGTAGCTTGGTAAAAGGAAGTTTTACTGTAAAAGACTTCTCAGTTACAGATGGGCAAGATCCCGATCATCATATTCGTCAAGGATTTTCTTCGTATTGCGGAAGCGATGGAAAGTTTAATTTTTCTATCGGTAGAAAAGGTTCGAAAAAAGTTGCAGAATGGTTTTCAAGACAGGTCAATAAAAACAATACCATATTCAATCACAATCCTGATGATTTGAATTTCGCAATGTTGGGAACTTTGGTTTTAGAGTTTCAGAACAATAAAATTTTTACTTTTAATAATATCGTTTTAGCTCAAGGTCACAGTGCAGGAAGCAACAACTGGTGGTTTGGCGGTACAGCTTGTCATAATATTGGCGGAAATAAAGTAAATACGGTCGTAAAAAGCAATAAGGGTTCTTTGAATGAGTTTATTTTTCTAAGAGGTGGAAATCCTGTAAATGAAATCAGTTTTTCGTTCGGAATAATGCTGAATAGATGGATGGAAAGTATTTCTTCTGAAAAAACGTTGAAGCAGATTACCATTCCCGGAAGTCACGATGCAGGAATGTCTGAACTTAGAAACTGCGCTCCTTTGAATTTTGCAAATCACCTGGTGAAAACCCAATATGACTCAATCGGTAAGCAACTCGAAAACGGCTCAAGATATTTTGATGTAAGAATAGATTTCGACAAAGATAAACTTGTAACATTTCACAGAACCGATGGCAATGGCTGTAGCGGCGAATATTTTATTGATATTTTGAATGATGTAAGAAATTTTCTCAAAAATTCTCCGTCTGAAATCGCAATTCTGAAAATTTCTCATATCCGGGATTATAAAGATCATAAGCCAAGCGAAATTATCCCTAAAATAAATGACGTAATCAATAATTACACCGATATTTTATATAAATCTAATAATCCTGAAATTAATATTACTCAGGTGAAATTGGGCGACTTAAGAGGTAAAATGATTGTTGTGTTTGATTATGATGATTTTATCAATCCAGATCAGGGAAAATGTAGATATCGTGATTTTGGTGATGGAAGTTATAATCTGGAAGTTTTTGACCAATATTCAGATACCAATAATTATGATAAAATGAAGAGTAATCAACTGGCTAAATGGGACGAATTTTCTAAAAATAATGAAAGTAAAAACAGTTTATTCCTGTTGTCATGGACATTAACTCCACAAGGATTTACCGACTTTTTTGATTCTATAGAAAACATGGCTAAAGAAGCCAACGGAAAATTACCTGCAGTTTTAAAGGATGAATTTGTAGTAAAAAGACATGCTTTGCCCAATATTATTTACATCGATTTTCTGACCAACAACATTTCTCAAAGCATTGTAGAATTTAATTTTTAA
- a CDS encoding ABC-F family ATP-binding cassette domain-containing protein translates to MLSVQGLGLHHSGNYLFQNVNFTIKKDDKIGLVGKNGAGKSTLLKMLSGEITFYEGNVVPEGNITIGFLKQDLDFVKGRTVWNETMQAFEQINAWKEELEEINHQLTVRTDYESDSYTDLINRMTDLNDLLMHHDAYNLEGDIEKVLFGLGFKADDFQKITDEFSGGWRMRIELAKLLLQKNDLMLLDEPTNHLDMESIIWLENFLKDYPGGIVLVSHDKQFMTAVCNRTFDVNNRKVDDYKANYSKYLIMREDRREKLIQAKKNQDAEIKQMEDNINKFRASATKASFAQSLIKKLDKIERIEVDNEDVSKFNIRFVQSQVPGKVIFEAENLGKSYGEKQIFDDVDFIVQRGDRIALLGQNGQGKTTLAKILAGDIKDYSGSWNLGHNVNIGYFAQNQEEVLTPNKTVQEEAEDSATEETRPRVRDLLGSFLFQGEAVNKKTKVLSGGERNRLALCKLLLRPFNTLIMDEPTNHLDIQSKEIIKLALQKFEGTLIVISHDREFLQGLCDKIYEFRDGKMKEFLGDINEYLEFRQKESIREISAEKAKLHGDEPKVEVKKVEEKPATNNQQQSTIISKEQKSIQNKLKKVEEKISELETAIETFEATFTKENPSEETLEKYNKTKEELDLALQEWEHLGTQLD, encoded by the coding sequence ATGCTTTCGGTTCAGGGTTTAGGATTACATCATTCAGGTAATTATTTATTTCAAAACGTAAATTTCACCATCAAAAAGGATGATAAAATTGGTTTGGTTGGTAAAAACGGAGCGGGGAAATCTACGCTTCTGAAAATGCTTTCCGGAGAAATTACTTTCTATGAAGGAAACGTAGTTCCTGAAGGAAATATTACCATCGGTTTTTTAAAACAAGATCTTGATTTTGTAAAAGGAAGAACAGTTTGGAATGAAACCATGCAGGCTTTTGAGCAAATTAATGCTTGGAAAGAAGAATTGGAAGAAATTAATCATCAATTGACGGTAAGAACCGATTACGAAAGCGATTCTTATACAGATCTGATCAACAGAATGACCGATCTGAATGACCTTTTGATGCACCATGATGCCTATAATTTGGAAGGCGATATCGAAAAAGTTTTATTCGGTTTAGGTTTTAAAGCAGATGATTTTCAAAAAATAACTGACGAGTTTTCCGGAGGTTGGAGAATGAGAATTGAATTGGCAAAATTGCTTCTTCAGAAAAACGATTTGATGCTTCTCGATGAGCCTACCAATCACTTGGATATGGAATCGATTATCTGGCTGGAAAATTTCTTGAAAGATTATCCGGGAGGAATTGTTTTGGTAAGTCACGATAAACAGTTTATGACAGCAGTTTGTAATCGTACTTTTGATGTAAATAATAGAAAAGTGGACGATTATAAAGCCAATTATTCTAAATATTTGATCATGCGTGAAGACCGCCGTGAAAAACTGATTCAGGCTAAAAAGAATCAGGATGCGGAAATCAAGCAGATGGAAGATAACATCAACAAATTCCGTGCAAGTGCGACTAAGGCATCTTTTGCGCAGTCTTTGATCAAAAAATTAGATAAAATAGAGCGTATTGAAGTTGATAACGAAGACGTTTCTAAATTCAATATCCGTTTCGTACAGTCACAAGTTCCCGGAAAAGTTATTTTCGAAGCTGAAAATCTTGGGAAATCTTACGGTGAAAAACAGATTTTCGATGATGTAGACTTCATCGTTCAAAGAGGTGACAGAATTGCCCTTCTTGGACAAAACGGACAGGGAAAAACGACATTGGCGAAAATTCTTGCAGGAGACATAAAAGATTATTCAGGAAGCTGGAATTTAGGACATAATGTAAACATCGGTTATTTTGCCCAAAATCAGGAAGAGGTTTTAACGCCTAATAAAACCGTTCAGGAAGAAGCTGAAGATTCAGCAACCGAAGAAACAAGACCTAGAGTAAGAGATTTGTTAGGATCTTTCCTTTTCCAGGGTGAAGCGGTAAACAAAAAAACAAAGGTTCTTTCCGGAGGTGAAAGAAACCGTTTGGCGCTTTGTAAATTGCTTCTTCGTCCTTTCAACACGTTGATTATGGATGAGCCTACCAATCACTTAGATATTCAGTCTAAAGAGATTATCAAATTGGCTTTACAGAAGTTTGAAGGTACATTAATCGTAATTTCTCACGATAGAGAATTTTTACAAGGTCTTTGTGATAAAATCTACGAATTCCGTGATGGTAAAATGAAAGAATTCTTAGGTGATATCAATGAATATCTTGAATTCAGACAGAAAGAATCAATCAGAGAAATTTCTGCAGAAAAAGCAAAGCTTCATGGTGATGAACCTAAAGTTGAAGTAAAAAAAGTTGAAGAAAAGCCAGCAACTAATAACCAACAACAATCAACCATTATCAGTAAAGAACAGAAAAGTATTCAGAATAAATTAAAGAAAGTAGAAGAAAAAATTTCTGAACTGGAAACAGCCATCGAAACTTTTGAAGCTACGTTTACTAAAGAAAATCCTTCTGAAGAAACTTTAGAAAAATATAATAAAACCAAAGAGGAACTCGATCTTGCATTACAGGAATGGGAACATTTGGGAACGCAATTAGACTAA